In one window of Culturomica massiliensis DNA:
- the hutH gene encoding histidine ammonia-lyase, which translates to MIHYISPVPLTFETIENILNKGYKLALSEESKQLINDCKAYLDEKIARSEKPLYGITTGFGSLCKISISPEDLSQLQANLVMSHACSVGEPIHKDIIRLMLLLKAHALSLGKSGVQLATVERIIDMYNHDVLPVVRELGSLGASGDLAPLANLFLPLINEGTVYYKGKIQDAKEVNEKLGWSPIALGAKEGLALLNGTQFMSSHAVYALLKAFKIVKYADIIGAISLDAYDGRIDPFLPQIHEARPHPGQIETARNIRALLKDSEFQQKPKVRVQDPYSFRCMPQVHGACKDTVMYVASVVEREINSVTDNPTIFVEDDMIVSGGNFHGEPLALVLDFLSIALAELGSISERRTYRLISGDRGHLPEFLVANPGLNSGFMIPQYAAAAIVSKNKQLCTPCSVDSIPSSNEQEDHVSMGGNAATKTVKVCENVERILAIELLNAAQAIDLQRPGKTSPYLEEFLKEFRTIVPFNQEDRVMYKDIDAATAFLQEGEFHTN; encoded by the coding sequence ATGATACATTATATATCTCCCGTTCCGCTAACGTTTGAGACGATAGAAAACATTTTAAACAAAGGATATAAATTAGCTTTATCCGAAGAAAGCAAACAATTAATCAATGATTGCAAAGCCTATCTGGATGAAAAAATTGCAAGATCGGAAAAACCGCTATACGGCATCACGACCGGATTCGGCTCACTTTGCAAAATCAGCATTTCTCCGGAAGATCTCAGTCAGTTACAGGCTAATCTGGTCATGTCCCATGCTTGCAGTGTCGGTGAACCCATTCACAAAGACATCATTCGTTTGATGTTATTATTAAAAGCTCATGCATTGTCTTTGGGTAAATCGGGAGTACAACTCGCCACCGTCGAGCGGATCATCGATATGTACAATCACGATGTACTTCCGGTTGTCCGCGAATTGGGATCTTTGGGAGCATCCGGCGATTTGGCTCCTTTGGCCAATTTATTTCTACCGCTTATCAACGAGGGGACTGTTTATTACAAAGGAAAAATTCAGGATGCCAAAGAAGTTAATGAAAAGTTAGGATGGAGCCCGATTGCTTTAGGAGCAAAAGAAGGTCTGGCATTACTTAACGGGACCCAATTTATGAGTTCCCATGCAGTATATGCATTATTGAAAGCTTTCAAAATTGTAAAATATGCCGATATTATCGGAGCGATCTCACTGGATGCTTACGACGGACGTATCGACCCCTTCTTACCGCAAATCCATGAAGCACGTCCTCATCCGGGACAAATTGAAACGGCAAGGAACATCCGGGCATTATTAAAAGATTCTGAATTTCAACAGAAACCCAAAGTACGTGTGCAGGATCCCTACTCTTTCCGCTGTATGCCTCAAGTACACGGCGCCTGTAAAGATACGGTCATGTATGTCGCTTCCGTCGTTGAACGGGAGATAAACTCCGTAACCGACAATCCGACCATATTCGTCGAGGACGATATGATCGTTTCCGGCGGTAATTTCCACGGAGAACCCCTGGCACTGGTACTGGACTTTTTAAGCATTGCACTGGCCGAATTAGGAAGTATTTCAGAACGCCGCACTTACCGCCTGATCTCGGGCGACCGGGGACATTTACCGGAATTTCTGGTAGCTAATCCGGGATTAAATTCCGGATTTATGATCCCGCAATACGCTGCTGCTGCCATCGTCAGCAAAAATAAACAACTTTGTACCCCTTGCTCTGTCGATTCAATTCCTTCCTCCAACGAACAGGAAGACCACGTCAGTATGGGAGGAAACGCAGCGACCAAAACGGTAAAAGTATGTGAAAACGTAGAACGTATCCTGGCTATAGAATTACTGAATGCAGCACAGGCTATCGATTTGCAGCGTCCGGGCAAAACCTCACCCTACCTGGAAGAGTTTTTAAAAGAATTCCGGACCATTGTGCCTTTCAACCAGGAAGACCGGGTTATGTATAAAGATATCGATGCAGCAACCGCATTTTTACAAGAAGGAGAATTCCATACAAACTAA